In one Bacteroidales bacterium genomic region, the following are encoded:
- a CDS encoding sigma-70 family RNA polymerase sigma factor → MFKIIAANNPDHEMLEGLSRSESNAVRKVYDLVLPSVIAWVQENNGSEDDARDLFQEALIALFLKLENGDFILTCTLKSFLRIVCRNLWLTRLRDSKNHQTSALDGIEVEAEENDLPEQIAQTDRNRLFITHFNKLSENCRKLLGMFFNKIPFAEIALRLNTSEGYIKKAKFKCKERLISAIQDDPLFEELNNAE, encoded by the coding sequence ATGTTTAAGATAATCGCCGCCAACAATCCCGATCATGAAATGCTCGAAGGTTTGTCAAGATCTGAAAGCAATGCTGTGCGAAAGGTGTATGACTTGGTATTGCCATCGGTGATTGCATGGGTGCAGGAGAATAATGGTTCAGAGGATGACGCTAGAGATTTGTTTCAGGAAGCTTTGATTGCACTTTTTCTAAAACTTGAAAACGGAGATTTTATATTAACATGTACGCTAAAGAGTTTTTTGAGGATTGTTTGCCGGAACCTTTGGCTCACGCGACTGAGAGATAGCAAAAACCACCAGACATCAGCGCTGGACGGAATAGAAGTGGAAGCCGAAGAAAATGATCTGCCTGAACAAATCGCTCAAACGGATCGCAACCGCTTGTTTATAACGCACTTTAACAAGCTGAGCGAGAATTGTCGGAAACTGCTGGGTATGTTTTTCAATAAAATACCTTTTGCTGAAATTGCACTGAGACTAAACACGAGTGAAGGCTACATAAAAAAAGCTAAATTCAAATGCAAGGAACGATTGATTTCGGCAATACAGGACGATCCATTGTTTGAGGAGTTAAATAACGCTGAATGA
- the thpR gene encoding RNA 2',3'-cyclic phosphodiesterase produces the protein MQNTKRLFAAIKIHPSDEFLKIYNQIKSALRNERITWVNPATMHLTIKFFGETLTSQIPDIDKCLKQACSTIKTFGLEIKNTGMFGSRYEPRVIWFGIEDGNAMQTLFHEAGRQLKTIGIFPDRQNFVPHLTIGRIKEIKNKKNYQEVLDKYREHKSGRQTIHELILFESILHREGPVYIPVHTYQLI, from the coding sequence ATGCAAAATACCAAACGCCTGTTTGCTGCAATTAAGATTCATCCTTCAGATGAATTTCTCAAAATCTACAACCAGATAAAATCCGCTTTACGAAATGAACGCATTACCTGGGTGAACCCTGCTACTATGCATCTTACCATAAAGTTTTTTGGTGAAACCTTAACTTCACAAATTCCTGACATTGATAAATGTCTGAAACAAGCGTGCTCTACAATTAAAACCTTTGGCCTGGAAATAAAAAATACCGGCATGTTTGGCAGCCGGTACGAACCTCGCGTCATCTGGTTCGGAATAGAAGATGGAAATGCAATGCAAACATTATTTCATGAAGCGGGCAGGCAATTGAAAACGATTGGTATTTTTCCTGACCGGCAGAACTTTGTACCTCATCTTACAATCGGGCGGATCAAGGAAATTAAAAACAAAAAAAATTACCAAGAAGTGCTGGACAAATATCGTGAGCACAAATCAGGCCGCCAGACTATTCATGAACTCATTCTTTTCGAAAGCATCCTCCACCGCGAAGGACCTGTTTACATCCCGGTTCACACCTATCAGTTAATCTGA
- a CDS encoding aldehyde ferredoxin oxidoreductase: MPPANHLLKVLMLDATSGFYKLKRFRVGDFFGPVDLGIHLAHKYNSLNIGAGLLAGSVFPGSNRLFVSGISPCWHGFFISSMGGAALVFDDLGINMLSIIGQAARPSLLYLNRIHGEEIEVELVEAVPEIIWEQGRKGVYAVMEHAIEMFGSRYENDPRVLATGPASLYSDFGAIGSAPVKKGQLTYVDTWAGRGGFGTKMLRSHGILGIIYGGTHIDEDFRDRSVADEWFTDKYNQKMAAKDIEVTTKYRYDPKFNTGGTFGVNYAGMEGNILAFNYKTIYWTEEQRKDLHQRFVLDHYLKQFNEETIKTKQQKNCGEPCAAVCKKMHGPYKKDYEPYQTMGPLCGIFDQRAAEQLNHHADSLGFDAISVGGVLSWLMDCLNDGLLTPEELGVKETPRWNLDGFDVVKDSMHNAKLGIALLDQMVEPEGKLSMQFGARKFARRLSRIKGKEVLDRFVYIAFARQGWMVPNQYWTPGAFSPMAIMGKYYMYYGRDFIPPRELGRTNAKRMIMELMIDNLGICRFHRAWAEDIMPDIIDKIFGVKEEFLRSVKLTASRITSRNASVFWEPERCVDMVHTFLKKKKEVDSTKNNDLDHWLAFFDRDKPAAAFEFWYEMHKGVHEVLREFPD, translated from the coding sequence ATGCCACCTGCCAACCACCTTCTCAAAGTCCTCATGCTCGATGCCACATCGGGTTTTTACAAATTGAAACGTTTCCGTGTAGGGGATTTTTTCGGTCCCGTTGATTTGGGCATCCATCTTGCTCATAAGTACAACAGCTTGAACATTGGAGCAGGCCTGCTTGCCGGTTCAGTATTTCCCGGCTCGAACCGATTGTTTGTTTCCGGTATTTCGCCCTGCTGGCATGGTTTCTTCATATCATCCATGGGTGGTGCTGCACTGGTTTTCGATGACCTGGGCATCAACATGCTTTCCATCATCGGGCAAGCTGCGCGCCCATCATTGCTTTACCTTAATCGTATCCACGGCGAGGAAATTGAAGTGGAACTGGTGGAGGCGGTTCCCGAAATAATCTGGGAACAAGGCCGTAAGGGTGTGTATGCCGTGATGGAACATGCCATCGAAATGTTTGGTTCGCGATACGAAAACGACCCACGGGTATTGGCAACAGGCCCGGCTTCGTTATACTCTGATTTTGGCGCCATTGGCTCGGCACCTGTAAAGAAAGGGCAACTCACTTATGTTGACACCTGGGCCGGCCGGGGTGGGTTCGGAACTAAGATGCTGCGGAGTCATGGCATCCTTGGCATTATATACGGGGGTACCCACATTGACGAAGACTTCCGCGACCGCTCGGTGGCCGATGAGTGGTTCACAGATAAGTACAACCAAAAGATGGCGGCGAAAGACATCGAAGTTACCACAAAATATCGTTACGACCCAAAATTCAATACCGGCGGCACTTTTGGCGTGAACTACGCCGGCATGGAGGGCAATATCCTGGCCTTCAATTATAAAACGATTTACTGGACGGAAGAACAGCGCAAAGATCTGCATCAGCGCTTTGTGCTGGATCACTACCTGAAGCAGTTCAACGAGGAAACCATCAAAACCAAACAACAGAAAAATTGTGGGGAGCCTTGTGCTGCCGTTTGCAAGAAAATGCACGGTCCATATAAAAAGGATTACGAACCTTACCAGACCATGGGACCACTTTGCGGAATTTTCGATCAGCGTGCCGCCGAGCAACTCAACCACCATGCCGACAGCCTGGGCTTTGATGCAATTTCAGTTGGCGGTGTATTAAGCTGGCTTATGGATTGCCTGAACGACGGCTTGCTGACACCCGAAGAACTTGGTGTAAAAGAAACTCCCCGTTGGAACCTGGATGGCTTTGATGTTGTAAAGGATTCAATGCACAATGCAAAACTTGGAATTGCCCTGTTGGATCAGATGGTTGAACCTGAAGGGAAACTCTCAATGCAATTCGGTGCAAGAAAATTCGCTCGCAGGCTTTCACGCATCAAAGGCAAGGAAGTGCTGGATCGTTTTGTTTACATTGCTTTTGCCCGCCAGGGATGGATGGTTCCCAATCAGTACTGGACGCCCGGCGCTTTTTCGCCCATGGCCATCATGGGAAAATACTATATGTATTATGGCCGTGATTTCATTCCTCCGCGTGAGCTGGGCCGTACGAACGCCAAACGCATGATCATGGAACTGATGATTGACAATCTTGGCATTTGCCGCTTCCACCGCGCCTGGGCCGAAGACATCATGCCCGATATCATTGACAAGATTTTTGGTGTAAAAGAGGAATTCCTGCGCTCAGTAAAACTCACAGCCAGCCGCATTACCAGCCGTAATGCATCGGTTTTCTGGGAGCCGGAACGCTGCGTTGATATGGTTCACACCTTCCTGAAAAAGAAGAAAGAAGTAGATAGCACCAAAAACAATGACCTGGATCATTGGCTCGCATTTTTCGACCGCGACAAACCTGCCGCCGCCTTCGAATTCTGGTATGAAATGCATAAAGGCGTGCACGAAGTGCTGAGGGAGTTTCCAGATTAA
- a CDS encoding S9 family peptidase, with protein sequence MTNKNYRFKVLTLLAVLLTTNFLAHAQESKEDQIIQLINQKFDDLGHRIDAINKAVDDLAWLNRVGDVAFIDKVFITGPPPAQVQNPDAMGALNPIRFYTYIFIPRDIDPSKKYPLLVLPHGGVHGDFTTYYAHIVREMISQQYIVVAPEYRGSTGYGRKMYESIDYGGLENQDVKASRDYMVENYEFVDPKRIGIIGWSHGGMIALMNIFEYPKEYQVAFAGVPVSDLVARMGYATDSYRKLFSGDHHIGASARENIEEYRRRSPVNHTHKLQTPLLIHTNTNDDDVYVLEVEHLIRALKAEGKQFEYEVFQDIPGGHSFDRLDTKFAKETRIKIYNFLAKELNPPRPIKNIRDIDMAAYRPLGF encoded by the coding sequence ATGACAAACAAGAATTACCGGTTTAAAGTCTTGACATTATTGGCAGTTTTATTAACTACGAATTTTCTGGCTCATGCACAGGAAAGCAAAGAAGATCAGATCATACAGCTTATAAATCAGAAATTTGATGATCTGGGTCACAGAATTGATGCAATTAACAAAGCAGTTGACGACCTGGCCTGGCTGAACCGTGTTGGCGATGTGGCTTTCATTGACAAGGTGTTTATTACCGGCCCGCCTCCTGCTCAGGTTCAAAATCCTGATGCAATGGGCGCACTCAACCCAATCAGGTTTTACACCTATATTTTTATCCCCCGCGATATTGACCCGTCAAAAAAATATCCACTGCTGGTATTGCCCCATGGGGGAGTGCATGGCGATTTTACAACATATTACGCCCATATTGTCCGCGAAATGATATCCCAGCAATATATCGTGGTAGCGCCTGAATACCGTGGCAGCACAGGTTATGGCCGTAAAATGTATGAATCTATTGATTATGGCGGCCTTGAGAACCAGGATGTGAAAGCAAGTCGTGATTACATGGTTGAAAATTATGAATTTGTTGATCCCAAAAGGATTGGCATTATTGGATGGAGCCATGGTGGCATGATTGCCCTTATGAACATATTCGAATACCCGAAAGAATATCAGGTGGCTTTTGCCGGGGTTCCTGTAAGTGATCTGGTGGCCAGGATGGGATACGCCACTGATTCATACCGCAAACTTTTTTCAGGCGACCACCATATTGGTGCAAGCGCCCGCGAAAACATTGAAGAATACCGCCGCCGCTCGCCTGTAAACCATACGCATAAGCTTCAAACCCCTTTGCTTATCCACACCAACACCAACGACGACGATGTTTATGTGTTGGAAGTGGAGCACCTTATCCGTGCCCTGAAAGCCGAAGGCAAGCAGTTTGAATACGAAGTTTTTCAGGATATTCCTGGCGGACACTCCTTCGACAGGCTGGATACGAAGTTTGCCAAAGAAACCAGGATCAAAATATATAACTTCCTGGCCAAAGAACTAAACCCTCCCCGCCCGATTAAAAACATCAGGGATATTGATATGGCTGCTTACAGACCGTTGGGATTTTAA
- the mce gene encoding methylmalonyl-CoA epimerase: MKPTHIEHIGIAVSNLDESIKFYEDVLGFKCYAIEEVKDQKVRTAFFMVGQTKIELLESTDPEGPIGKFIEKRGEGVHHIAYAVEGLEDALAHMENKGIRLIDQQPRKGAEGLHIAFLHPKSTGGVLTELCENKEKSR, translated from the coding sequence ATGAAACCTACTCATATTGAACACATTGGTATTGCAGTCAGCAATCTCGACGAGAGTATTAAATTTTACGAAGATGTACTTGGTTTCAAATGTTATGCGATCGAAGAAGTGAAGGATCAGAAAGTAAGAACCGCATTTTTTATGGTGGGTCAAACCAAAATAGAATTACTGGAGTCAACCGATCCGGAAGGTCCAATTGGTAAATTTATTGAAAAACGTGGCGAGGGAGTTCATCATATCGCTTATGCTGTTGAAGGCCTCGAGGATGCATTGGCCCATATGGAAAACAAAGGTATAAGGCTGATTGACCAGCAACCTCGTAAAGGCGCTGAAGGTTTGCATATTGCATTTCTCCATCCAAAGTCAACCGGTGGTGTACTTACCGAACTTTGCGAAAATAAAGAGAAAAGCCGGTAG
- a CDS encoding acyl-CoA carboxylase subunit beta: protein MERQEKINQLIKLREKAKLGGGEKRIESQHAKGKFTARERIDMLLDEGSFEEFDMFVTHRCTEFGLSDQLFLGDGVVTGHGTIDGRVVYVFSQDFTVMGGSLSETHAKKICKVLDQAMKVGAPVIGINDSGGARIQEGVLSLAGYADIFQRNIMASGVIPQISAIFGPCAGGAVYSPALTDVIIMSEKNSYMFVTGPKVTKAVTGEDISVEDLGGADVHTGKSGIAHFKAESEEEGILLIRKLLEYLPSNNLEDPPATECNDPINRLEDDLNQIIPANPSQPYDVKDIIYTIVDNNEFLEMHRHYAKNIVVGFAKFNGMPVGIVANQPKFLAGVLDIDASRKAARFVRFCDAFNVPIVTLVDVPGFLPGSRQEHGGIIIHGAKLLFAYGEATVPKVTVTLRKSYGGAHDVMSSKQLRGDINYAWPSAEIAVMGAKGAIEVLEGSTLAKMEDPALKMEYLLQKEAEYINKFANPYEAAKHGYIDDIIEPRNTRFRVIRALQALATKKDTNPPKKHCNLPL, encoded by the coding sequence ATGGAGCGTCAGGAAAAAATTAACCAGCTCATCAAGTTACGTGAAAAAGCTAAATTAGGTGGCGGCGAAAAAAGGATAGAATCTCAACATGCAAAAGGTAAGTTTACAGCCCGGGAACGTATAGATATGCTGCTCGATGAAGGCAGCTTCGAAGAATTTGATATGTTTGTAACCCACCGCTGTACGGAGTTTGGTCTTTCGGATCAGTTATTCCTTGGTGATGGAGTTGTAACCGGGCATGGTACCATTGATGGCCGGGTAGTGTATGTATTTTCGCAGGATTTTACCGTAATGGGTGGTTCTTTATCCGAAACCCATGCAAAGAAAATTTGTAAAGTATTGGATCAGGCCATGAAGGTGGGTGCTCCTGTAATCGGGATTAACGACAGCGGTGGAGCACGCATCCAGGAAGGTGTACTTAGCCTTGCCGGATACGCTGATATTTTTCAGAGAAATATCATGGCTTCGGGTGTGATCCCACAAATATCTGCAATTTTTGGCCCCTGCGCCGGTGGCGCAGTTTATTCTCCCGCCCTCACTGATGTAATTATCATGAGCGAGAAAAATAGTTACATGTTTGTTACCGGCCCTAAGGTTACAAAAGCCGTTACTGGCGAAGACATCTCAGTTGAAGATCTGGGTGGTGCTGATGTACACACCGGTAAATCCGGTATCGCACATTTCAAAGCCGAAAGCGAAGAAGAAGGAATATTGCTGATAAGGAAACTTCTGGAATATTTGCCTTCCAATAACCTTGAAGATCCGCCTGCAACCGAATGCAATGATCCTATTAACCGCCTCGAGGATGACTTGAACCAGATCATACCGGCAAACCCAAGCCAACCTTATGATGTTAAAGACATTATCTACACTATTGTTGATAATAATGAGTTTTTGGAGATGCATCGCCATTATGCCAAAAATATTGTGGTAGGTTTCGCAAAGTTCAATGGCATGCCTGTTGGTATTGTTGCCAACCAACCAAAATTTCTTGCAGGGGTTCTCGATATTGATGCCTCAAGAAAAGCAGCCCGTTTTGTACGTTTCTGTGATGCATTTAACGTTCCGATTGTAACCTTGGTGGATGTTCCTGGATTTCTCCCTGGCAGCCGGCAGGAGCATGGCGGCATCATCATTCATGGCGCCAAGCTGTTGTTTGCGTATGGTGAAGCAACGGTTCCGAAAGTAACTGTAACTTTAAGAAAATCCTATGGCGGAGCCCACGATGTCATGAGTTCAAAGCAATTGCGTGGCGATATCAATTACGCCTGGCCTTCAGCCGAAATTGCAGTGATGGGTGCAAAAGGTGCAATTGAAGTGCTTGAAGGAAGCACGCTTGCAAAAATGGAAGATCCTGCATTGAAAATGGAATATCTTTTACAAAAAGAAGCGGAATATATTAACAAGTTTGCAAATCCGTATGAAGCCGCCAAGCACGGTTATATTGATGATATAATTGAACCCCGGAACACCCGTTTCCGCGTGATCCGGGCTTTACAGGCCTTAGCAACAAAGAAAGATACCAACCCACCAAAAAAACATTGCAACCTGCCACTCTAA
- a CDS encoding OadG family protein: MEFAKINFDFSAIDGFALTVTVVGYGIVFIALVFMYFVYTLMPKVINMNIRQKLRRQGRHKEAEKTTLDITGEVNAAISLALHLYFDEMHDEESNIVTIKKVNKRYSPWSSKIYGLNTYHRN, from the coding sequence ATGGAGTTCGCTAAAATCAATTTCGACTTTTCCGCCATTGATGGTTTTGCCCTCACAGTAACGGTGGTAGGCTACGGAATCGTGTTTATTGCATTGGTCTTCATGTACTTTGTTTATACATTAATGCCAAAGGTTATCAATATGAATATCAGGCAGAAGCTGCGCAGACAGGGACGGCATAAAGAAGCTGAAAAAACTACGCTTGATATTACAGGTGAGGTTAATGCTGCAATTAGTTTGGCTCTTCACCTTTACTTTGACGAAATGCATGATGAGGAAAGCAATATTGTTACAATTAAAAAAGTAAATAAGCGCTACTCGCCCTGGAGTTCAAAGATTTATGGATTGAATACATATCATCGGAATTGA
- a CDS encoding biotin/lipoyl-binding protein, with product MKKFQFTISGNKYDVELKRFEENIAEVEVNGTQYTVEVHREIKTSKTPKLVRSEVAPPTRSESKIKKSITVSTHAIIAPLPGTVLAIMVKEGDAVKKGTALLTYDAMKMENSIVAEKDGTVKSIRVIVGQNFLQGDTLVDITTS from the coding sequence ATGAAGAAGTTTCAATTTACCATTAGTGGAAATAAATACGATGTTGAACTCAAGAGATTCGAGGAAAACATTGCTGAAGTTGAAGTCAACGGTACACAATACACTGTGGAGGTTCACAGGGAGATTAAAACCAGCAAAACCCCTAAACTGGTAAGGTCTGAAGTTGCGCCACCTACCCGTTCTGAATCAAAGATTAAAAAATCTATAACCGTTTCAACACATGCCATTATTGCTCCTTTACCTGGTACCGTTCTGGCAATCATGGTCAAAGAAGGCGATGCTGTGAAAAAAGGCACCGCACTGCTTACCTACGATGCAATGAAAATGGAAAACAGCATCGTGGCCGAAAAGGACGGAACTGTGAAATCCATCAGGGTAATTGTCGGACAAAACTTTTTACAAGGCGATACTTTGGTTGATATTACTACTTCCTAA
- a CDS encoding sodium ion-translocating decarboxylase subunit beta, with protein sequence MKRFYTILGIFGIITLASFVAANIDSVRTETISELISVNEDSVREANSEKDEDELMTMLHETEEATESGLKKFWSYTGFRNVQHGNLIMIIVGLIFIYLAIRYDYEPLLLIPIGTGILLGNIPFFQDGGTNLQLGIYQEGSVLNYLYFGVTKGIYPPLIFLGIGAMTDFSSLISNPRLMLLGAAAQIGIFLTFISALAFGFDIREAGSIGIIGGADGPTAIFLSSQLAPALIGPIAIAAYSYMALVPVIQPPIMRLLTNKKERVIKMKPPRTVSKLEKILFPIIGLLFTTFISPSALPLLGMLFFGNILKESGVTKRLADTARTSMIDIVTIILGLTVGASTQADVFLTKQSVFIFILGAISFMVATAGGVIFAKIMNLFLKDDQKINPLVGAAGVSAVPDSARVVQLEGLKYDPSNHLLMHAMAPNVAGVIGSAVAAGILMSFLLN encoded by the coding sequence ATGAAAAGATTTTATACGATACTGGGTATATTTGGCATTATCACCCTGGCTAGCTTTGTAGCTGCAAATATTGACAGCGTCAGAACTGAAACAATTTCCGAGCTTATTTCCGTGAACGAGGATAGTGTTAGAGAAGCAAATAGTGAGAAAGATGAAGATGAATTAATGACGATGTTGCATGAAACCGAAGAAGCTACTGAATCGGGGTTAAAAAAGTTCTGGAGCTATACTGGGTTCAGAAATGTTCAGCACGGTAACCTGATCATGATCATTGTCGGGTTAATCTTTATTTATCTGGCCATCAGATATGACTATGAACCATTGTTGCTAATTCCCATTGGTACAGGCATACTCTTAGGCAACATACCTTTTTTTCAGGATGGAGGAACCAACCTTCAGCTAGGAATTTATCAGGAAGGAAGCGTGTTAAATTATCTTTATTTTGGTGTCACAAAAGGCATTTATCCACCTTTGATCTTTCTTGGAATTGGTGCAATGACTGATTTTTCATCACTTATATCCAATCCTAGGCTAATGTTGCTGGGAGCTGCTGCCCAGATTGGAATATTTTTGACATTTATTAGCGCCCTTGCATTTGGATTTGATATCCGGGAAGCCGGGTCAATCGGAATAATTGGGGGCGCCGATGGCCCTACTGCTATATTTCTTTCCTCTCAGCTTGCACCTGCACTCATTGGCCCCATTGCTATTGCGGCTTATTCTTACATGGCGCTTGTTCCTGTGATCCAGCCTCCAATCATGCGGCTGCTTACCAATAAGAAAGAACGAGTGATTAAAATGAAGCCTCCACGTACTGTTTCAAAACTTGAGAAAATCCTGTTCCCAATCATCGGTTTATTGTTTACAACTTTTATCTCGCCCAGCGCCCTTCCTTTGCTCGGTATGCTGTTTTTTGGTAATATTCTTAAGGAAAGTGGAGTAACCAAACGCCTTGCTGATACGGCACGAACCTCTATGATTGATATAGTAACTATCATCCTGGGTCTTACCGTTGGTGCCTCTACACAAGCCGATGTATTCCTCACCAAACAATCAGTGTTTATTTTTATTCTTGGGGCCATTTCATTCATGGTGGCAACAGCCGGAGGAGTTATCTTCGCGAAGATCATGAACCTATTCCTGAAAGATGACCAAAAAATAAATCCTCTTGTTGGAGCCGCCGGTGTTTCGGCAGTTCCTGATAGTGCACGCGTTGTTCAGCTCGAAGGGCTAAAGTACGATCCTTCAAACCATCTGCTCATGCACGCTATGGCGCCGAATGTGGCTGGTGTGATTGGTTCAGCGGTTGCAGCCGGTATTTTAATGAGTTTTCTTCTAAACTAA
- the udk gene encoding uridine kinase gives MLIIGIAGGSGSGKSTVVKKITKLLPKDSVLVIPQDAYYRDNGHLSPEERARINFDHPSSIEFNLLIKHLDLLREGSSVQMPIYSYLTCARAKETITINPKAVLIVEGILILTNPRMRDRMDVKVYVDADADDRLMRVIRRDIEERGRSFIQVLDHYEKFVKPMHLLFIEPSKRYADIIVPLGGTNKVAIDILSSRIIQQLKESHPPQ, from the coding sequence ATGTTAATAATCGGAATTGCCGGCGGCTCGGGGTCGGGCAAATCAACGGTGGTAAAAAAAATCACCAAACTGCTTCCCAAAGATTCTGTGCTGGTTATTCCGCAGGATGCATACTATCGTGATAATGGCCACCTCTCTCCTGAAGAAAGAGCCCGAATCAACTTCGATCATCCGTCATCTATTGAGTTCAACCTGCTTATCAAACATCTGGATCTTCTTCGTGAGGGAAGTTCTGTGCAAATGCCGATCTATTCTTACCTTACCTGTGCCAGGGCAAAAGAGACCATCACCATAAATCCCAAAGCTGTTCTGATTGTGGAAGGGATTCTTATCCTCACCAATCCCCGGATGCGGGATCGAATGGATGTGAAAGTATATGTTGATGCAGATGCAGACGACAGGCTGATGCGGGTTATACGCCGCGATATTGAAGAACGTGGCCGCTCGTTTATCCAGGTGCTCGACCACTATGAAAAGTTTGTAAAACCCATGCATCTTCTTTTTATTGAGCCATCAAAGCGGTACGCCGATATTATCGTCCCTCTTGGCGGAACCAATAAAGTGGCCATTGATATCCTCTCCTCCAGAATTATCCAACAGCTAAAGGAAAGCCACCCACCTCAATAA
- a CDS encoding Hsp20/alpha crystallin family protein codes for MLPMLRRRNAFPGMVDEFFGKDFLSNFLDTQTGISMPSVNIVEGKNDFRIEVAAPGLEKKDFKINLENNVLTISSEKEVKDEQADDKYMRREFSYSSFQRSFALPNTVEAEKINANYKNGVLNLVIPKKEEAKEKPARTISIS; via the coding sequence ATGTTACCAATGTTAAGAAGAAGAAATGCTTTTCCAGGTATGGTAGATGAATTTTTCGGCAAGGATTTCCTGTCCAACTTTCTCGACACCCAAACCGGCATAAGCATGCCGTCGGTGAACATCGTCGAAGGCAAAAATGATTTCAGGATCGAAGTTGCTGCTCCTGGTCTGGAGAAAAAAGACTTTAAGATCAACCTGGAAAACAATGTGCTGACAATCTCATCAGAAAAAGAAGTGAAAGATGAGCAAGCTGATGACAAATACATGCGCAGAGAGTTCAGCTACAGTTCATTCCAGCGTTCATTTGCTTTGCCCAATACGGTAGAAGCCGAAAAAATCAACGCCAATTACAAAAACGGGGTGCTCAACCTCGTAATTCCAAAAAAAGAAGAAGCAAAAGAAAAACCTGCCCGCACTATCAGTATCTCATAA